The sequence AAAAGTTGTTATTTATTTTAGTCGTTTAAATTCCACTGACGAATAATGTATTCAATCGCTTCATCAAGCGTTTTCACAGTTGCTTCATTACGACCATCAATTACTACAGCAAACTTTTTTGTGTCTTGTGCTAAGACCTGACCGATTTCTTTTTTGCCGATTGTTAAGGTACTTACTGTAATTGTCTCACCATTTACTTTTTTTTCTGCTTCTTCTATTTTTACTTCTATATCTTTATTTTTCTTTGACATCTTCATCCCTCCAAACATCTATGTTATCACGTTACGTAAAAAAAAGAAAGTGGCGCAAAACATTTACGTTTTGTTCCACTTTGTCTTTTTTCTGAGTGAACAGACAATGCTACCAGACACTCATCAAATTTTAGTTGTATTTAAGCACTAAACAGCTGTTTTCTCTTAATCTCACTCAACACACCGAAAATAATACCGGATATGATGGACAAAACTCCAAGTATAATAAACAACCATAAAAAGCTTGATAAATAAGTCTGAATGAAATCATACATCGCTTTAGATTGAATCCCCAATCTTTTTAACGAGCCTTGGACTAAAATAACTGTAGGAGCTACAATCATCATCAAGCCGCTTCCTACCCAAATATATGCCCAATATCTCAATAAACGATGGAAATAGCCTCTTAACGAAGAGTATAAAGAGAAACTTAATAAGGCCCATAAAACACCACAAACTGCCATAAAAATGACCAATTTCGACTTATAGTTCATAACTTTTCGTCCGTAAGAAACTAAAAATGGCAATTCTATATAGCCTTTATAGATTTTCACAGCTTTGTCTGAAAGTCCCGTTATCGCAAGCTCTGATTCAGGAGTTGCTTGAATGGCTTTTTCATTCATATAATCTGTAATCGCTCCAGAAACAGAATCATGAATCTTTTTTTCATTAGAAATCGAATATTTTGTACCTGTATTGTACATCGCTTTAAAATACGCATCTACATCTGTCTTTACTAATTCTTTGCTGACTGCTTGATTCAAAACACCTTCTGGAATATTACTTCCCAAAGCACTATTTTCGATTTGTCGATTGATTTCTTCAGTTAATTCTGAATAATAATCTGCTTCAGCTGCTTGTTTTGCAATATAATTTTCACTAAAAAGTGTCAGTCTTAATGTCAATAAAATCAAAAAGGCAAATAAAAATACAGAGGATAAAAAGGCAATAAAAAAGCGAGAAAATACTTTCATTAAATGACCGCGTTTTTTCATCTGACTGATTCTCCTCCTTTATGACTTCTCATCAATGATTGGGCCAGATACATAATCTGCAGAAACGAAAACACGTTCTGGTGTTAGTCCAATCGCATCTAATGGATAACAAGTATAAAGGATCAATGATCTTTTTGAGCGGTCTCCTAATCTTGTCTGAATCGCCTGATCTTTATAGTCAGCAACTTTTACTTCTGTTACTTGATAAGTATAGTCACCATAGTGGGTATGAATATTGACTTCATCTCCGGGTTCTAAGTAATAAATTTTCCCAAAAGAGGGAAGATTATGCCCACCGATCAAAGTCGTACCAAGATCACCTGGAATCATACTGCCGAGGTATTGTCCTGCGCCTAAACGCAAAATTTCTTCACTATCTCCGTAATATAATGGTTCATTAATTTTAACTTTATCGATTACCACTTCACCAAATTGATCTCCTCCTACTGGATAGACCATATTCGAAGAAGCAATCTCGCCTTTTTCAGTCACTTCCGCCCCACCCACAACTGCTTGCTCTGACTCTTGATCAGTTCCATCACTTGCTTGTTCAACTGTTTTATTCGTTGTTTTATCTGATGAGGTTTGCTCTTTTTTTTGGTTTCTTTTTTCAAAGAGATTCGTCCCTTTTTGATCAAAAGACGGGGCATCATTTAGTGAAATCAATTCAACTGCTGAAGTAGCAAAATTAATGACAGGTGCACCAATTATGTAAATAATGAGATAGCCAAAAAACATAAAGAGAAGAGGCACGTAAATAAATGCCCCTACTCTTTTTAGTTGTTTCATATTATGCTAGTTTGTTCTTTCTGCTCACGAATACTGCACCTGCTGCAGCTACGATCAATGAACCAAAAGTAATTCCGCTTAATGCGTAATTTGATCCTGTATTTTTCACTGGAGTTCCAGTTTTGTAAACAGGCGCACCATTAGCATCTGTAATCGTCACTGCAGAGTAGCTTCCGCTACCAAAAGTGATTTTTACGCCAACAGCATTTCCAGCAGCAACTGCGTAATTTTGTACTTGAGAAATTACGTTAGCTGGCAATAATTTAATTGCACTTGCAAGTGAGTTAGCGCTTGAAGTATTAACAGATACACTTTCAACTAAACCACGTGCTGCTTGGATATTTTTTACAGCTTCATCTGCTTGAGCTTGTGTTAAATCAACACGTTTCAAGTGATTAGCTGCTGCGTTTGTTTCAGCCGCATCAAAATTAAATTTTTTGCCGCCGATTGTTGCGCCAGCATTCAATTCGTTAAGAATAGACTGCTCTGCTGTTGAAATAGCACCGTCAGCTGAAGCATTCGTTGCAAAGCTTACAGTTGCCACAATAGCAATGATAAATCCAATAACTTTTTTCATTTTTTCTCCTCCTATCTTAAAATATTTATAATCAATTACAGAAAATCTGTAATGGTTATACCAACAACAATAACCCCTATTGTTTTTAGGACATCATGAAAAGATATCAAAGAAACAAAATACTTTAATATCCCAACATTAGAAGATAAATTATTTACTTCACTATATAAAACTATCATATGCTTTAATAATAGTCAAACTCTTTTTCGGTAAAAAAAATCCTCTATCTCTTGTTACTATTCGGTTTTTGTAATTTTTTTAGATATAAAGGTTGTTTCAAAAACATCATAATTCGCTTCTTTTAAAATTTTCTCAATTTGTTGGGTTTCACGACTTTCGATTTGAAGCTCAATAATTGTTTCCAGCTCTTTTCGGTTTACGACAACTGTTAAAATACTAAAATTATTATCAGCCAATAACTTGGTAATACTCGCTAAAATCCCCTTATGGTCTTCTGGAATACGGAGTTGCACTCTGGTTCCACCGTCATTGTAGCCAGTAATTTTTAAAAAAGCATCAAAAATGTCATTATTTGTTATAATTCCCACAAGTTTCTTATTTACATCAACAACAGGTAAAACACCAATATTATTTTGGCGCATTTTGAAAATACCATCTTCTAACGATGCTTCTGGCTTAATCGTTTGAACATCTTTTACCATTATATCTGCCACCGTTGTCTTGTTAAGTAAATAATTAACCTCATAAACACTTAAACTTGTGGCTTTTGATGGTAGTGCTGACTGAATCGTTCCTTCCGTGATCAATCCTATCACTTGCTCTTTCTTAACTACTGGTAAACGATGAATATTATTTTTTTTCATTAAATCTACAGCGTCAAAGATTTTCATTTCAGGTTGCGCGACGACTAAATTTCTTGTCATAAAATCACTTACACTCATGTTCTTAACCTCCTAAGTATGCTTTTTTGACTTCTTCACTTTCCAACAATTCTTTTCCGGGTCCACTTAAAACAACTTCGCCTGTTTCTAAAACATACCCTCGATCTGCAATCGACAAGGCCATTTTGGCATTTTGTTCAATTAATAAAATTGTTGTTCCTTGCTTATTGATTTCTTGAATGATATTAAAGATTTCTTGAATGAAGATTGGTGCCAGTCCCATAGAAGGTTCGTCTAATAGTAGCAATTTGGGTTTGGACATAAGTGCTCTGCCCATCGCCAACATCTGTTGTTCTCCACCAGATAAGGTTGAAGCATCTTGATTTTTACGTTCTTTTAAAATTGGAAAACGATCAAATATCATATCGTAATCTTTTTTTAAATCGCTGTCTTTCCGTAAGAATGCGCCCATTTCTAGATTTTCCTGAACAGTCAAGCCAGCAAAAACATGGCGGCCTTCTGGTACTTGACATAGTCCTGCTGCCACGATTTTTTGCGGAACCATTTTGTGAATTGTTTGCCCTTCAAACGTAATAGTTCCATTAGATGGACGATTCAAACCAGAGATCGTTCTTAAAATCGTCGTTTTACCAGCGCCGTTCGCTCCGATAAGTGATACGATTTCTCCTTGTTCTACATTAAAACTTACGTCACGCACTGCTTGGATCACACCATAATGAACGGATAAATTTTCGATTGTCAGCATTATAGTTCACCTCCAAGATATGCTTCGATCACACGCGGATCGTTTTTGATTGCCTCTGGTTTTCCTTCAGCAATAATTCTACCGTATTCTAAAACATAAATTCTTTGACAGACATCCATAACTAAACTCATATCATGTTCAATCAAAACAATCGTAATTTGAAATTCTTTTTGTATTTTTCTGATTAACTGAGTTAAATCTGCTGTCTCTTGTGGATTCATACCTGCAGCTGGTTCATCTAAAAATAGAACTTTTGGTTGTGTCGCTAAAGCACGCACAATTTCTAACCGTCTTTGTTCTCCATATGGAAGGTTTTTGGCTAAAGTTTGAACTTTGCCTTCTAAGCCAAAAATCGCAAGAAGTTCGAATACTTTCTTCTCCATCTCATCTTCTTTTTTATAAAAACTTGGTAATCGTAAAATACTCGAAAGAATTCCTTCTTTATTTTTGCTATTCATTGCAATCAAAACATTGTCCATCACGGTTAAATCTTTAAACAACCGAATATTTTGAAACGTTCTACTTAAACCCATGTCAGCAATTTTATAAGGTTTCATGCCGTTTAATACTTGTTCTTTTCCTAAAACATCTAGGGTCACTGTTCCTTCGCTTGGCTCATAAACACCTGTTAACAGATTAAATAAAGTTGTTTTGCCTGCTCCATTTGGACCAATTAAACCAATCAGTTCATTCGTTTCTAAAGAAAGATTAACATTTGAAACGGCAGCAAGTCCACCGAAATTTTTAGTTAAATTACTAACGTTCAATAGAGGCATTTGATTTGTCCTCCTTTTTCTTGACTATTTTTTTTACGGAAAATTCCCAGGTTCCAAGTAGTCCGCCTGGTTTGAAAATCATGATGATAATCAAAGCTAATGCATAGATGATCATTCTAAGTGCACCAGCGTCTTGCAAGAACATATTCAAAATTCCTAGCACAATAGCCGAAATGAAGGTTCCCGTAACACTGCCGATTCCACCGAATACCACAATAATTAAAATATCGATTGATTTCATAAAGCCAAAATCTTTTGGTGCAATCGTTTGAACATAGCTTGAGTAAATCGCACCAGCTACACTTGCTGTAACAGCACCGATGATAAAGGCTGCAACTTTATATTTTGTCGTATTGACACCCATTGACTCAGCAGCAATTTCATCTTCTCGAATCGCCATTGTCGCACGTCCTGGACCACTATGAATAAAATTGACAATGATCAATGTTACAATCACCACAAATCCAAAAACAAGCGACCAGTTGACCATCGGAGGGATACCAAAGATCCCTGCTGGACCATTCGTTACATCTTTCATATTAATAATAATAATCCGAATAATTTCAGAAATACCTAAAGTTGCAATTGCTAGATAATCCCCTTTTAATCTCAGAGTTGGAATACCAACAACTAATGCCACGATTCCAGATAAGATAATTCCTAGCAAAATACCACTGAAAAAACCACCCATCGTTGGGTACTTGACTGACATGATTGCCGCACTATAAGCACCTATCGCCATAAATCCTGCATGTCCTAAAGAAAATTGACCAGAAAAACCGATAATCAAATTCAAGCCTAACGCCAACATAATATTGATCCCGATCGTAATCAAGGTATATTCAGTGAACGGAGTAATCACACCTGTTACATATAATATGTAAATGAAAGCGTAAGCTAGTGCAGCAATTAAAAGCCAAACAACGTTATATTTTAAATTCTTTTTCATGCATACCACCTACACTTTCTCTTTGATATTCTTGCCGAGAATTCCAGCAGGACGAATCAATAAAATAATAATCAACAATGCATAAACCACTGCATCTTTATAATCTGAAAACCCTAATGCTATCGTGATTGTTTCTAACAAACCAATTACAAAACCACCAAGCGCTGCGCCAGGTATGATTCCAATCCCACCTAAAACTGCCGCAACAAATGATTTAAGACCTGGGACCACGCCCATCATTGGATCGATAGAATTATAATACAGACCAATCAACATACCTGCTGCAGCTGCTAGTGCTGATCCTAAAGCAAATGTAAATGAAATTGTACGATTGACATTGATTCCCATCAATTGTGCTGCATCTGCATCAACAGAAACCGCCCGCATCGCTTTCCCCATTTTTGTCTTCTTAACGATTAATTGCAAAGCTACCATCAATACTAAAGAAATTACTAAAATAAGTACTTGAATATTTGATATTTGAATAAACCCTAATTGATAATTTTTGAATTCAATTGCTTGTGGAAATGATTTTTTTTCAGGTCCTAACCAATAAATCATTCCGTTCTGTAGTAAAAATGAAACACCGATTGCTGTGATCAATGCTGCGATTCTTGTTGATTTTCTTAATGGTCGATATGCCAAAAATTCAATCACAACTCCAATCACGGCAGCTCCTACCATAGATAAAATCAAAGCTGGAAAAAAGCCTAAACTTAATTTGTTGATAAAAAAATACCCCATAAATCCACCCAACATATAAATTTCTCCATGAGCAAAGTTGATCAATTTGATAATTCCATAAACCATCGTATACCCTAAAGCTAATAGAGCATAAATACTGCCAAGAAAAAGCCCATTCACCAATTGTTGGATAACTACTTCCATGTTTATCACTTCCAATATTTTAGTATAATTGCTGTTTGATTAAAGAAAAGAAGGTGGACAAAACACGGAACCTTGTCTCACCCTCTTTAAGTTTCATATGAATAATTGTATTTTAAGGATTTACTGCATCCGCAGATGTTTCTTTTCCTTCTGTCAAACCTAGTACTACAGCAGATTTTTCAGGATTGTGATCTTTATCCATCGTCATTTTTCCTGTTACGCCGACAAAATCTTTTAATGAAGCTAATCCTTCTGTGATCTCTTTTGAATCAGCAGAATCTCTATCTTCCATTGCTTGTTTCAACATGTAAACTGAATCGTAACCCAAAGCGTTGAAAGCAGATGGCTGTTTATCATATTTTTTCTTAAATGCTTCTACAAATGGTTTTACTTTATCTGTTGCAGGGGCTTTTTCTGAGAAATGACCTGTGTAATAAACGTCAGATACATTTTTTGCTCCAGCGATTTCAACTAATTTTTCATCACCGAATCCGTCAGCACCAAGAATTGGTTTGTCGATACCCATCTCGCGTGCTTGTTTGATGATCAAGCCAGCTTCTGCATAGTAACCTGGAATGTAGATTGCATCGTAATCCAGGTCTTTGATTTTCGTTAAAATAGCTTGGAAATCTTTGTCTCCCGCTGTAAAGGTTTCTTCTTTAGCGATTTTACCTTTAAATGTATCTTTAAATGATTTCGTCAGCCCAATTGCGTAATCACTTGAATTGTCACCAATGATCACAACATTTTTAGCTTTTAAGTTGTCTTGTGCGAAGTTCGCTAAGATGACTCCTTGGAAGGTATCTTGGAAACAAGCTCTGAAAATATACTCTTGCACTTTATCATTTACAACAGTGATGCTATCATCCGTACCAGAAGGTGTGATTACTGGAACTGCTGCTTTCGTCATATTTGGAATCGTCGCTTTTGTTGCACCTGATGTTGCTGGACCCACTACTGCAACGACTTTATCTTTTGCCGTTAAGTTGGCTGCTACTGATGTCGCTTCGCCATTTTCAGATTTGTTGTCTTTTTCGATCAATTCTAATTTTTTCCCTAACACGCCACCGGCTTCGTTGATTTCTTCAACCGCTAATGTGATTCCTTCTTTTTCAGCGTTCCCGTACGCCGAAACATCTCCAGAAAGTTCCATGTTCATGCCAATTTTGATCGTATCGCCTTCAGCCTTATTTCCACCTCCGCTTGCGCCT is a genomic window of Enterococcus haemoperoxidus ATCC BAA-382 containing:
- a CDS encoding DUF2969 domain-containing protein; amino-acid sequence: MSKKNKDIEVKIEEAEKKVNGETITVSTLTIGKKEIGQVLAQDTKKFAVVIDGRNEATVKTLDEAIEYIIRQWNLND
- a CDS encoding class D sortase codes for the protein MKQLKRVGAFIYVPLLFMFFGYLIIYIIGAPVINFATSAVELISLNDAPSFDQKGTNLFEKRNQKKEQTSSDKTTNKTVEQASDGTDQESEQAVVGGAEVTEKGEIASSNMVYPVGGDQFGEVVIDKVKINEPLYYGDSEEILRLGAGQYLGSMIPGDLGTTLIGGHNLPSFGKIYYLEPGDEVNIHTHYGDYTYQVTEVKVADYKDQAIQTRLGDRSKRSLILYTCYPLDAIGLTPERVFVSADYVSGPIIDEKS
- a CDS encoding CBS domain-containing protein; its protein translation is MSVSDFMTRNLVVAQPEMKIFDAVDLMKKNNIHRLPVVKKEQVIGLITEGTIQSALPSKATSLSVYEVNYLLNKTTVADIMVKDVQTIKPEASLEDGIFKMRQNNIGVLPVVDVNKKLVGIITNNDIFDAFLKITGYNDGGTRVQLRIPEDHKGILASITKLLADNNFSILTVVVNRKELETIIELQIESRETQQIEKILKEANYDVFETTFISKKITKTE
- a CDS encoding ABC transporter ATP-binding protein; this encodes MLTIENLSVHYGVIQAVRDVSFNVEQGEIVSLIGANGAGKTTILRTISGLNRPSNGTITFEGQTIHKMVPQKIVAAGLCQVPEGRHVFAGLTVQENLEMGAFLRKDSDLKKDYDMIFDRFPILKERKNQDASTLSGGEQQMLAMGRALMSKPKLLLLDEPSMGLAPIFIQEIFNIIQEINKQGTTILLIEQNAKMALSIADRGYVLETGEVVLSGPGKELLESEEVKKAYLGG
- a CDS encoding ABC transporter ATP-binding protein, with the translated sequence MPLLNVSNLTKNFGGLAAVSNVNLSLETNELIGLIGPNGAGKTTLFNLLTGVYEPSEGTVTLDVLGKEQVLNGMKPYKIADMGLSRTFQNIRLFKDLTVMDNVLIAMNSKNKEGILSSILRLPSFYKKEDEMEKKVFELLAIFGLEGKVQTLAKNLPYGEQRRLEIVRALATQPKVLFLDEPAAGMNPQETADLTQLIRKIQKEFQITIVLIEHDMSLVMDVCQRIYVLEYGRIIAEGKPEAIKNDPRVIEAYLGGEL
- a CDS encoding branched-chain amino acid ABC transporter permease, with the protein product MKKNLKYNVVWLLIAALAYAFIYILYVTGVITPFTEYTLITIGINIMLALGLNLIIGFSGQFSLGHAGFMAIGAYSAAIMSVKYPTMGGFFSGILLGIILSGIVALVVGIPTLRLKGDYLAIATLGISEIIRIIIINMKDVTNGPAGIFGIPPMVNWSLVFGFVVIVTLIIVNFIHSGPGRATMAIREDEIAAESMGVNTTKYKVAAFIIGAVTASVAGAIYSSYVQTIAPKDFGFMKSIDILIIVVFGGIGSVTGTFISAIVLGILNMFLQDAGALRMIIYALALIIIMIFKPGGLLGTWEFSVKKIVKKKEDKSNASIER
- a CDS encoding branched-chain amino acid ABC transporter permease; translation: MEVVIQQLVNGLFLGSIYALLALGYTMVYGIIKLINFAHGEIYMLGGFMGYFFINKLSLGFFPALILSMVGAAVIGVVIEFLAYRPLRKSTRIAALITAIGVSFLLQNGMIYWLGPEKKSFPQAIEFKNYQLGFIQISNIQVLILVISLVLMVALQLIVKKTKMGKAMRAVSVDADAAQLMGINVNRTISFTFALGSALAAAAGMLIGLYYNSIDPMMGVVPGLKSFVAAVLGGIGIIPGAALGGFVIGLLETITIALGFSDYKDAVVYALLIIILLIRPAGILGKNIKEKV
- a CDS encoding ABC transporter substrate-binding protein — its product is MKKFSFLFASLFLLAACGPTAGGGASGGGNKAEGDTIKIGMNMELSGDVSAYGNAEKEGITLAVEEINEAGGVLGKKLELIEKDNKSENGEATSVAANLTAKDKVVAVVGPATSGATKATIPNMTKAAVPVITPSGTDDSITVVNDKVQEYIFRACFQDTFQGVILANFAQDNLKAKNVVIIGDNSSDYAIGLTKSFKDTFKGKIAKEETFTAGDKDFQAILTKIKDLDYDAIYIPGYYAEAGLIIKQAREMGIDKPILGADGFGDEKLVEIAGAKNVSDVYYTGHFSEKAPATDKVKPFVEAFKKKYDKQPSAFNALGYDSVYMLKQAMEDRDSADSKEITEGLASLKDFVGVTGKMTMDKDHNPEKSAVVLGLTEGKETSADAVNP